In Blautia sp. SC05B48, a single genomic region encodes these proteins:
- the secY gene encoding preprotein translocase subunit SecY has protein sequence MFETLKSVFKVKEMRRKLLYLIWMIFVIRIGSQLPVPGVDSDFFKQWFESNTGDAFNFFDAFTGGSFTQMSIFALNITPYITSSIIIQLLTIAIPALEEMQRDGEEGRKKLTAITRYVTVGLALFESVAMAIGFGRQGMIPNMNFLKGVVVVASLTAGSAMLMWLGERITEKGIGNGISIVLTINIVSRIPSDMSLLYENFVKGKTIAKGMLAACIIAVIILFVVVLVLILNGAERRIPVQYSRKMVGRKMMGGQSTNIPLKVNTAGVIPVIFASSIMSFPSIIAQFAGKGNGTGIGSEILRGLSSNNWCNPSQIQYSWGLIVYVVLCVFFAYFYTSITFNPLEVADNIKKQGGFIPGIRPGKPTSDYLTKILNYIIFIGAVGLVIVAVIPFFFNGVFGADVSFGGTSIIIIVGVILETVKQVESQLLVRNYKGFLN, from the coding sequence ATGTTTGAGACTCTTAAGAGTGTTTTCAAAGTAAAGGAAATGAGAAGAAAGCTTCTCTATCTGATCTGGATGATATTCGTGATCAGAATCGGATCCCAGCTTCCTGTACCGGGAGTCGACAGTGACTTCTTTAAGCAGTGGTTTGAATCTAATACCGGTGACGCATTCAATTTCTTTGATGCGTTCACCGGCGGTTCCTTTACTCAGATGTCAATTTTTGCATTGAACATCACACCTTACATTACTTCTTCCATTATCATTCAGCTTCTTACCATTGCCATTCCGGCACTGGAAGAGATGCAGCGTGACGGAGAAGAAGGAAGAAAAAAGCTTACAGCAATCACACGTTATGTAACGGTTGGTCTTGCTCTGTTTGAGTCTGTTGCCATGGCAATCGGATTCGGACGTCAGGGTATGATCCCGAACATGAACTTCCTTAAAGGAGTCGTAGTTGTTGCAAGTTTAACAGCGGGTTCCGCAATGCTTATGTGGTTGGGCGAGCGTATTACAGAGAAGGGCATTGGAAATGGTATTTCCATCGTCCTGACTATCAATATCGTGTCCAGGATCCCGAGTGATATGTCCCTTCTTTATGAGAACTTCGTCAAGGGCAAAACAATTGCAAAAGGAATGCTTGCAGCCTGCATCATTGCTGTGATTATTCTGTTTGTTGTAGTGCTCGTACTTATCCTCAACGGAGCAGAGAGAAGAATTCCGGTTCAGTATTCCAGAAAGATGGTTGGACGTAAAATGATGGGCGGTCAGTCCACAAACATCCCGCTCAAGGTAAATACTGCCGGCGTTATCCCGGTTATTTTTGCTTCTTCTATCATGTCTTTCCCGTCGATCATTGCTCAGTTCGCTGGCAAAGGAAACGGAACGGGCATCGGAAGTGAGATATTAAGAGGACTTTCCTCCAATAACTGGTGTAATCCAAGTCAGATCCAGTACAGCTGGGGTCTGATCGTGTATGTAGTACTTTGCGTATTTTTCGCATACTTCTATACATCAATTACCTTTAATCCGTTGGAAGTAGCCGATAATATCAAAAAGCAGGGCGGTTTTATCCCAGGCATCCGTCCGGGAAAACCGACTTCAGATTATTTGACTAAAATCCTGAATTATATTATATTTATAGGTGCAGTAGGTCTTGTTATCGTGGCCGTTATACCGTTCTTCTTCAACGGTGTGTTCGGTGCGGATGTTTCCTTCGGCGGTACATCTATCATCATCATCGTAGGTGTTATCCTGGAGACCGTTAAGCAGGTGGAATCTCAGCTGCTTGTGCGTAATTACAAAGGCTTCCTGAACTAA
- a CDS encoding adenylate kinase: MRIIMLGAPGAGKGTQAKKIAAKYGIPHISTGDIFRANIKNGTELGNKAKTYMDQGLLVPDELTCDLVVDRIQQDDAREGYVLDGFPRTIPQAECLTEALNKLGSKIDYAIDVDVPDDNIVKRMGGRRACVKCGATYHVVFAAPKTEGVCDTCGDKLVLREDDKPETVQKRLNVYHEQTQPLIDYYTTQGVLKTVDGTRDLNEVFQEIVDILGE, from the coding sequence ATGAGAATTATTATGTTGGGTGCACCAGGGGCAGGTAAAGGTACTCAGGCTAAGAAAATTGCGGCGAAATATGGGATTCCGCACATCTCCACAGGAGATATTTTCCGTGCCAACATCAAAAACGGTACCGAGCTTGGAAACAAAGCAAAAACTTACATGGATCAGGGACTTCTTGTTCCGGATGAACTGACCTGCGACCTTGTTGTTGACAGAATCCAGCAGGATGACGCACGGGAAGGGTATGTTCTGGATGGTTTCCCGAGAACAATTCCGCAGGCAGAATGTCTGACAGAGGCTCTGAACAAACTTGGAAGCAAAATTGACTATGCGATTGATGTGGATGTGCCGGATGATAACATCGTGAAACGTATGGGCGGACGCCGTGCATGTGTGAAATGTGGTGCAACTTATCACGTTGTATTTGCAGCACCGAAGACAGAGGGTGTATGCGATACCTGTGGTGACAAGCTTGTACTCCGTGAAGATGACAAGCCGGAAACAGTCCAGAAGCGTCTGAATGTTTATCATGAGCAGACACAGCCATTGATTGACTATTACACCACACAGGGTGTTTTGAAGACGGTAGACGGAACCAGGGATCTGAATGAGGTATTCCAGGAGATCGTTGACATCTTAGGAGAATAA
- the map gene encoding type I methionyl aminopeptidase produces the protein MSVTIKTQHEIELMREAGHLLEKVHDGLIPYIKPGVSTKEIDKIGEEMIRSMGCIPNFLNYGGFPASFCISLNDEVVHGIPSEEKIIQDGDLVKIDAGLIYKGYHSDAARTYAVGEVSKEAQQLIKVTRECFFEGLKMAKAGNHLNDISKAIGAHAAKYRYGIVRDLVGHGIGTHLHEDPQIPNFPQKRRGIKLLPGMTLAVEPMINLGRADVAWLDDEWTVVTMDGSLSAHYENTILITDGEPEILTLTNL, from the coding sequence ATGTCCGTAACAATTAAGACACAGCATGAAATTGAACTTATGAGAGAAGCAGGCCATCTTCTTGAGAAGGTGCATGACGGTTTGATCCCTTACATCAAACCGGGTGTCAGCACCAAAGAGATTGATAAGATCGGGGAAGAAATGATCCGGTCTATGGGCTGTATTCCGAACTTTCTGAACTACGGAGGTTTTCCGGCTTCTTTCTGCATCAGCCTGAATGATGAGGTTGTGCATGGAATTCCATCCGAGGAGAAGATCATCCAGGACGGGGATCTGGTTAAGATCGACGCCGGCCTGATTTATAAGGGCTACCATTCTGACGCAGCACGTACCTATGCGGTAGGTGAAGTATCCAAAGAAGCACAGCAGCTCATTAAAGTTACAAGAGAGTGCTTTTTTGAAGGACTGAAAATGGCAAAAGCAGGAAATCATTTAAATGATATTTCCAAAGCCATCGGAGCCCACGCAGCGAAATACCGTTACGGTATTGTACGTGACCTTGTAGGACATGGAATCGGAACTCATCTTCATGAGGATCCGCAGATTCCAAACTTCCCGCAGAAGCGCAGGGGCATCAAGCTCCTTCCGGGAATGACCCTGGCCGTCGAGCCCATGATCAACCTTGGTCGTGCGGACGTGGCATGGCTGGACGATGAGTGGACAGTAGTAACCATGGATGGTTCACTTTCCGCCCATTATGAAAACACGATTCTCATCACTGATGGGGAACCAGAGATTCTGACGCTTACGAATCTGTAA
- the infA gene encoding translation initiation factor IF-1, which yields MSKADVIEVEGTVLEKLPNAMFKVELENKHVVLAHISGKLRMNFIRILPGDKVTIELSPYDLSKGRIIWRDK from the coding sequence ATGTCAAAAGCAGATGTGATCGAAGTAGAAGGCACTGTTCTGGAGAAACTGCCTAACGCGATGTTTAAAGTAGAACTGGAAAACAAACATGTGGTACTTGCACATATCAGTGGCAAGCTCCGTATGAATTTTATCCGTATTCTCCCGGGAGATAAAGTAACGATCGAACTTTCTCCGTATGATCTTTCCAAGGGAAGAATCATCTGGAGAGATAAATAA
- a CDS encoding sodium-dependent transporter, whose protein sequence is MKKRESFNSRWGFILACIGSAVGMGNIWMFPTRVSLYGGGSFLIPYFIFVALISFTGVIGEMSFGRGTRSGPIDAFGMACETRGKRKPGELLGWIPVIGALAMAIGYTVVMGWIFRYMIGAFTGSTLAPADIESFGSQFGGMASAWGNNLWQLAALVICMFILMYGVGSGIEKANKIMMPVFFILFVILGIYVAFQPGSNAGYRYIFRVEPEVLAKPSTWIFALGQAFFSLSVAGNGTLIYGSYLPDSEDIPASAARVALFDTIAAMLAALVIIPAMATTGAKLDQGGPGLLFIYLPHLIKTMPGGRIIAIIFFVAVFLAGMTSLMNLYEAPIATVQEKTGLGRTPSCMVIAMIGVVASLLIQGIVSDWMDVLSIYICPLGAGLAGIMFFWIFGRSYVENQVSKGREKPFTKYFYPVCKYIYVPVCFLVLILGIVLGGIG, encoded by the coding sequence ATGAAAAAACGAGAATCTTTTAACAGCCGCTGGGGATTCATTCTGGCCTGCATCGGGTCTGCGGTTGGAATGGGAAATATCTGGATGTTTCCCACCAGAGTTTCCCTGTATGGAGGGGGATCGTTCCTGATCCCGTATTTTATTTTCGTAGCACTGATCAGCTTTACCGGAGTGATCGGTGAGATGAGCTTTGGCCGTGGGACACGTTCCGGGCCCATTGACGCCTTCGGCATGGCCTGTGAAACCCGCGGAAAGCGAAAGCCTGGCGAACTGCTCGGATGGATCCCTGTGATCGGAGCACTGGCTATGGCTATCGGCTATACAGTTGTTATGGGATGGATCTTCCGATATATGATCGGAGCCTTTACAGGATCTACCCTGGCACCTGCGGATATTGAGTCCTTTGGATCTCAATTCGGAGGTATGGCCTCTGCCTGGGGAAATAATCTCTGGCAGCTGGCTGCTCTTGTGATCTGCATGTTTATCCTGATGTACGGCGTTGGAAGTGGTATCGAAAAGGCCAACAAGATCATGATGCCTGTTTTCTTTATCCTGTTTGTGATCCTTGGCATCTATGTTGCGTTTCAGCCGGGCTCAAACGCAGGATACCGCTATATCTTCCGCGTGGAGCCGGAAGTTCTGGCCAAGCCTTCCACCTGGATCTTTGCACTGGGGCAGGCATTTTTCTCCCTGTCTGTGGCCGGAAACGGAACCCTGATCTACGGTTCCTATCTTCCGGACAGTGAGGATATCCCGGCTTCTGCTGCAAGAGTGGCTCTTTTTGATACCATTGCCGCCATGCTGGCAGCTCTTGTGATCATTCCGGCCATGGCGACCACCGGAGCCAAGCTTGACCAGGGCGGTCCCGGACTTTTGTTCATCTACCTGCCGCACCTGATCAAAACCATGCCCGGCGGACGGATCATTGCCATCATCTTTTTCGTAGCTGTATTCCTTGCAGGTATGACCTCGCTTATGAACCTTTATGAAGCACCCATTGCCACAGTCCAGGAAAAAACAGGTCTTGGCCGGACTCCTTCCTGCATGGTGATCGCAATGATCGGCGTTGTAGCTTCTCTGCTGATCCAGGGCATTGTTTCTGACTGGATGGATGTGCTTTCCATCTATATCTGTCCTCTCGGCGCAGGACTTGCAGGGATCATGTTCTTCTGGATCTTCGGCCGGAGCTATGTGGAAAATCAGGTCAGCAAAGGACGTGAGAAACCGTTCACGAAATATTTTTATCCGGTGTGTAAATATATTTATGTTCCTGTTTGTTTTCTGGTTCTGATTCTTGGAATTGTACTTGGCGGAATCGGATGA
- a CDS encoding UTRA domain-containing protein, whose translation MPRSIYEDIYKDLKMKIEDNTFAYQELLPSENTLIQTYGCSRNTLRRAVRLLVSDGYVQTMQGKGVRNIYRPNEQTAFTIGEIETFKESAARNGQNAHTEVALFTELCISKKQSAYTGFPAGAKVYYIQRIHYLEDIPLIINHNYFLKESVPGLTAEIASHSIYEYLEQELHMTIVNSKRAMTVEKVTEIDEKYLHLNVKDYNCVAVVSSQTYNSDGVMFEYTQSRHRPDHFRFYDNALRR comes from the coding sequence ATGCCCAGAAGTATTTACGAAGATATTTATAAAGATCTGAAAATGAAAATAGAGGACAACACCTTTGCCTATCAGGAACTTCTGCCTTCCGAAAACACTCTGATCCAGACTTACGGCTGTTCCCGCAATACCCTGCGCCGTGCAGTCCGTCTTCTTGTCAGTGACGGCTATGTACAGACCATGCAGGGAAAAGGTGTCCGCAATATCTACCGTCCAAACGAGCAGACTGCTTTCACCATCGGAGAGATCGAAACCTTCAAGGAATCTGCTGCAAGGAACGGTCAGAATGCCCATACAGAGGTGGCTCTCTTTACAGAACTTTGTATCAGCAAAAAGCAGTCTGCTTACACAGGATTTCCCGCTGGTGCAAAAGTATATTATATTCAGCGTATCCATTACCTTGAAGATATCCCACTGATCATCAACCATAATTATTTTCTGAAGGAATCCGTTCCCGGCCTTACTGCCGAGATCGCCAGCCATTCTATCTATGAATACCTGGAACAGGAGCTTCATATGACCATTGTCAACAGCAAACGGGCCATGACTGTGGAAAAGGTTACGGAAATTGATGAAAAATATCTTCATCTGAATGTAAAAGATTATAACTGCGTGGCTGTGGTGTCCAGCCAGACTTATAACAGTGATGGCGTGATGTTTGAGTATACTCAGTCACGGCACAGACCGGATCATTTTCGATTTTATGATAATGCCCTGCGCCGATGA
- a CDS encoding YoaK family protein: MHTEMKYRFLIHYTLSFIGGYLGLYAIVSRADLFGNAQTANLLGVVRDLIGRDFSDMLLRIGALLIYMTAVILTVWIPEHFSTDLRFISIGIDIFAILLLGFFPSGMSPVVALYPVFFAMPFQWCTFKAPGGYNSSTIFSTNNLRQFTTAVTQFLMKKDNAQCDKAKFYGMTLLSFHTGAALSLILYMTCGLSGVWLCLVPAFYAVWLVSADRNTADTPAVTRSTASACSSFRKLSYKKKEA, from the coding sequence ATGCATACGGAAATGAAGTATCGTTTTCTGATACATTACACCTTATCTTTTATCGGTGGATACCTGGGGCTTTATGCCATTGTGTCAAGAGCTGATCTTTTTGGCAATGCCCAGACAGCCAACCTTCTTGGTGTTGTTCGTGATCTCATAGGCAGGGATTTTTCGGATATGCTGCTGCGTATAGGCGCACTTCTTATATATATGACTGCCGTGATCCTTACAGTCTGGATCCCGGAGCATTTTTCCACAGATCTTCGTTTTATCAGTATCGGCATCGATATCTTTGCGATCCTGCTCCTGGGATTCTTTCCTTCCGGAATGTCTCCGGTTGTTGCTCTTTATCCGGTGTTCTTTGCAATGCCTTTCCAGTGGTGTACCTTCAAGGCTCCCGGCGGATATAACAGCTCAACGATCTTTTCCACCAACAATCTCCGTCAGTTCACCACAGCTGTCACACAGTTTCTTATGAAAAAGGACAACGCACAGTGCGATAAAGCAAAATTCTACGGAATGACGCTGCTTTCTTTCCATACAGGTGCAGCTCTGTCTCTGATCCTGTATATGACCTGCGGTCTCTCAGGCGTATGGCTCTGTCTGGTTCCTGCCTTCTATGCTGTATGGCTGGTCAGTGCAGACCGGAATACTGCTGATACACCGGCAGTTACCCGAAGCACTGCTTCTGCCTGCAGCAGCTTCAGGAAGCTTTCTTATAAGAAAAAAGAGGCCTGA
- the rpmJ gene encoding 50S ribosomal protein L36 has protein sequence MKVRSSVKPICEKCKVIKRKGSIRIICENPKHKQRQG, from the coding sequence GTGAAAGTAAGATCATCTGTAAAGCCGATCTGCGAGAAGTGCAAGGTCATTAAGAGAAAGGGATCCATCAGAATCATCTGTGAGAACCCGAAGCACAAACAGCGTCAGGGTTGA
- the rpsM gene encoding 30S ribosomal protein S13, which translates to MARIAGVDLPREKRIEIGLTYIYGIGRPSADKILAKAEVNPDTRVRDLTDDEVKRLSAVIDETMTVEGDLRREIALNIKRLQEIGCYRGIRHRKGLPVRGQKTKTNARTRKGPKRTVANKKK; encoded by the coding sequence ATGGCTCGTATAGCTGGTGTAGACTTACCAAGAGAGAAACGTATTGAAATCGGTCTTACCTACATTTATGGAATTGGTAGACCAAGCGCAGACAAAATTCTTGCTAAAGCAGAGGTTAATCCTGACACACGTGTCAGAGATCTGACTGATGATGAGGTTAAGAGACTGAGCGCTGTTATTGATGAGACAATGACAGTAGAAGGTGATCTGAGAAGGGAAATCGCCCTTAACATCAAGAGACTGCAGGAGATTGGATGCTACAGAGGTATCCGTCATCGTAAAGGACTCCCGGTTCGTGGTCAGAAGACTAAGACAAATGCGAGAACTCGCAAGGGACCGAAGAGAACTGTTGCAAACAAGAAGAAATAA
- the rpsK gene encoding 30S ribosomal protein S11 — MAKVTKKTTKRRVKKNVEHGQAHIQSSFNNTIVTLTDNEGNALSWASAGGLGFKGSRKSTPYAAQMAAETATKAALIHGLKTVDVMVKGPGSGREAAIRALQACGLEVTSIRDVTPVPHNGCRPPKRRRV; from the coding sequence ATGGCAAAAGTTACAAAGAAAACGACAAAACGTCGTGTCAAGAAAAACGTTGAACACGGACAGGCACACATTCAGTCTTCCTTCAACAATACAATCGTCACACTGACAGATAACGAAGGAAACGCTCTTTCATGGGCAAGTGCCGGTGGTCTTGGATTTAAAGGTTCAAGGAAATCTACCCCTTATGCAGCACAGATGGCAGCAGAGACTGCAACAAAGGCTGCTTTAATTCATGGATTAAAAACAGTAGACGTTATGGTAAAAGGCCCGGGCTCAGGCCGTGAAGCTGCAATCCGTGCGCTTCAGGCATGCGGACTTGAAGTAACCAGCATTCGTGACGTAACTCCGGTTCCTCACAACGGATGCCGTCCACCAAAACGCAGAAGAGTCTAA
- the rpsD gene encoding 30S ribosomal protein S4 yields MAVNRVPVLKRCRSLGLDPIYLGIDKKSTRQLKRANRKVSEYGLQLKEKQKAKFIYGVLEKPFRNYYKKADRMQGQTGENLMVMLESRLDNIVFRMGFARTRREARQIVDHKHVLVNGKSVNIPSYLCKAGDTIEIREKSKGSERYKGILEITGGRLVPEWIDVDQENLKGVVKELPTREQIDVPVNEMLIVELYSK; encoded by the coding sequence ATGGCAGTAAATAGAGTACCTGTTCTGAAAAGATGCAGATCCCTTGGCCTGGATCCGATTTACTTAGGAATTGATAAGAAGTCCACAAGACAGTTAAAACGTGCAAACCGCAAGGTGTCTGAGTATGGTCTTCAGTTAAAAGAGAAACAGAAAGCAAAATTTATCTACGGAGTTCTTGAGAAACCTTTCCGTAATTACTACAAGAAAGCCGACAGAATGCAGGGCCAGACAGGTGAGAACCTTATGGTTATGCTTGAGAGCAGACTTGACAACATCGTTTTCCGTATGGGATTTGCCAGAACAAGAAGAGAGGCTCGTCAGATCGTAGATCACAAGCACGTACTTGTTAACGGAAAATCTGTAAATATTCCGTCTTACCTGTGCAAAGCAGGAGACACAATTGAGATCAGAGAGAAGAGCAAAGGTTCTGAGAGATATAAAGGAATCCTTGAGATCACTGGCGGAAGACTTGTTCCGGAGTGGATCGACGTTGATCAGGAGAACCTGAAGGGTGTAGTTAAAGAGCTTCCTACAAGAGAGCAGATCGATGTTCCTGTAAACGAGATGCTTATCGTCGAGCTGTATTCTAAATAA
- a CDS encoding DNA-directed RNA polymerase subunit alpha produces the protein MFDFNKPKIEITEISEDKKFGRFVVEPLERGYGTTLGNSLRRIMLSSLPGAAVSQVKIDGVLHEFSSIPGVKEDVTEIIMNLKSLAIKNHSSDNEPKTAYIECEGKGVVTAADIQADQDIEIMNPDQVIATLNGGKDCRLAMELTITKGRGYISADKGKTDDMPIGMIAVDAIYTPVDRVNMIVENTRVGQVTDFDKLTLDVYTNGTLDPDEAVSLAAKVLSEHLSLFIDLSENAKTAEVMIEKEDNEKEKVLEMSIDELELSVRSYNCLKRAGINTVEELCNKTSDDMMKVRNLGRKSLEEVLAKLKELGLQLQPTEE, from the coding sequence GTGTTTGATTTCAATAAACCAAAAATCGAAATTACCGAAATATCCGAAGATAAGAAGTTTGGAAGATTCGTTGTAGAGCCTCTGGAAAGAGGTTATGGTACTACCCTTGGCAATTCTTTAAGAAGAATTATGCTGTCCTCCCTTCCGGGAGCTGCAGTAAGCCAGGTGAAGATCGATGGTGTACTTCATGAATTCAGCTCTATTCCGGGCGTGAAGGAAGATGTGACCGAGATCATCATGAATCTGAAATCTCTTGCCATCAAGAATCACAGCAGTGACAATGAGCCGAAGACCGCATACATTGAGTGTGAGGGAAAAGGTGTTGTTACAGCAGCTGATATCCAGGCAGATCAGGATATTGAGATCATGAACCCGGATCAGGTGATCGCAACCCTGAACGGTGGAAAAGACTGCAGACTGGCCATGGAGCTTACCATTACCAAGGGACGTGGCTATATCAGTGCAGACAAAGGCAAAACCGATGACATGCCGATCGGTATGATCGCAGTGGATGCGATCTACACACCGGTAGACAGAGTCAACATGATCGTAGAGAATACACGAGTTGGTCAGGTAACTGACTTCGACAAGCTTACACTGGATGTATATACCAATGGAACACTTGATCCGGATGAGGCAGTCAGCCTTGCAGCGAAGGTTCTCAGCGAGCATTTAAGTCTGTTCATTGATCTTTCCGAGAATGCTAAGACCGCAGAGGTTATGATCGAGAAAGAAGACAATGAGAAGGAAAAGGTTCTGGAGATGAGCATTGATGAGCTTGAGCTCTCTGTTCGTTCCTACAACTGCCTTAAGAGAGCCGGTATCAATACGGTTGAAGAATTATGCAACAAGACTTCTGACGATATGATGAAGGTTCGTAATCTGGGCCGCAAATCCTTAGAGGAAGTACTTGCAAAACTCAAAGAGCTGGGACTTCAGCTCCAGCCTACCGAGGAATAA
- the rplQ gene encoding 50S ribosomal protein L17: MAKYRKLSRTSNQRKALLRNQVTNLLYHGKIVTTEAKAKEIRKIAEGLIAMAVREKDNFETVTVTAKVARKDADGKRVKEVVDGKKKTVYDEVQKEIKKDASSRLHARREMMKVFYPVTDVPAKGAGRKKNTKEVDMVDKMFSEIAPKYADRNGGYTRIVKIGQRKGDAAMEVLIELV, encoded by the coding sequence ATGGCAAAATATAGAAAATTAAGCAGAACATCTAACCAGAGAAAAGCACTTCTCAGAAATCAGGTTACAAACCTTCTTTATCACGGAAAGATCGTGACAACAGAAGCTAAGGCTAAAGAGATCCGTAAGATCGCTGAGGGACTTATTGCTATGGCTGTACGTGAGAAAGACAATTTCGAAACAGTTACAGTAACAGCTAAGGTTGCTCGTAAAGATGCTGACGGAAAACGTGTAAAAGAAGTTGTAGACGGTAAGAAGAAAACAGTTTACGACGAAGTTCAGAAAGAGATCAAGAAAGATGCTTCTTCCAGACTTCATGCACGTCGTGAGATGATGAAAGTTTTCTATCCTGTAACAGATGTTCCTGCTAAGGGCGCTGGCAGAAAGAAAAACACAAAAGAAGTTGACATGGTTGACAAGATGTTCAGCGAGATCGCTCCGAAATACGCAGATCGTAACGGTGGTTACACAAGAATCGTTAAGATCGGACAGCGTAAGGGCGATGCAGCTATGGAAGTTCTTATCGAGCTTGTATAA
- a CDS encoding LytR/AlgR family response regulator transcription factor, translating to MTMMTIAICDDMQVDARRLHKQLERIVPGSEIRIFKSGELLLEELEKKRKPYDAIFVNIDSKKVDGLETIRKIREKEMSMAVLFMSRSDEYYREAFDLFAYNYLLKPVTEETLEYVMKPLKKLLCNGSDDRVIHFQYRARVYTVRYSQVSYITSSLHIVNFHKTDGSILQCRGKLKDFEKQLDDSTFLRCHQSFIVNMERVTGAENDSFHIGEHVIPISRSYNRNAHEKYDEYLRLQQEYDEEEED from the coding sequence ATGACGATGATGACCATTGCCATTTGTGACGACATGCAGGTGGATGCAAGAAGACTTCACAAACAGCTTGAGCGGATCGTTCCAGGGTCAGAAATTCGGATATTTAAAAGCGGCGAGCTTTTACTGGAAGAATTGGAAAAGAAAAGGAAACCTTATGATGCAATCTTTGTGAACATTGATTCAAAGAAAGTAGACGGACTGGAAACAATACGGAAGATACGGGAAAAAGAAATGTCAATGGCAGTGCTTTTTATGAGCAGAAGCGATGAATATTACAGAGAGGCTTTTGACCTGTTTGCATATAACTATTTACTGAAACCTGTAACCGAAGAAACTTTGGAATATGTAATGAAACCACTGAAGAAGCTACTTTGCAACGGAAGTGATGATCGGGTGATCCATTTTCAGTATCGCGCCCGTGTGTATACGGTGCGGTACAGTCAGGTGAGTTATATTACCAGCAGTCTTCATATCGTGAATTTCCATAAGACAGACGGAAGCATACTTCAGTGCCGAGGTAAGTTGAAAGATTTTGAAAAACAGCTTGATGACAGTACATTTTTGCGGTGTCATCAGAGTTTTATAGTAAATATGGAACGGGTCACAGGAGCTGAAAATGACAGCTTTCATATTGGCGAGCATGTAATACCGATCTCTCGATCCTATAACCGGAATGCACACGAGAAATATGATGAATATCTGAGACTTCAGCAGGAATATGACGAGGAAGAAGAGGATTAA
- a CDS encoding phosphatidylinositol-specific phospholipase C/glycerophosphodiester phosphodiesterase family protein produces the protein MDGKDYLNSREGFLFMYEQGVRLFELDLSRTSDGVWVCRHNWNDSMGQWDGNGKKVLTEKEFRQSKIYGKYTPMTLEDFFLLLKDYPDAYVLIDSKQYSLRNYQRTLEDYSDYVEIARNAGAGETLDQIIPEIYNEAMFPGTAMIYSFPSYVYSLWQEYSVEELEHIASFCKEKGIPAATVYWEYWSEETEKIFEKNGISLYVYTVNDRDQARRYISQGAEGICTDFLTAEDLW, from the coding sequence ATGGACGGAAAGGATTACCTGAATTCCAGAGAGGGATTTCTGTTCATGTATGAACAGGGAGTACGTCTTTTTGAATTGGATCTTTCCAGGACATCAGATGGAGTATGGGTCTGCAGGCATAACTGGAACGATTCCATGGGACAGTGGGATGGCAACGGAAAAAAAGTCCTTACAGAAAAGGAATTCAGACAAAGTAAAATATATGGGAAATACACCCCCATGACACTGGAGGATTTTTTTCTTCTTCTGAAAGATTATCCGGATGCATATGTGCTGATCGATTCCAAACAGTATTCTCTTCGCAATTATCAGAGAACGCTGGAGGATTACAGTGATTATGTGGAAATCGCCAGGAATGCAGGTGCCGGTGAGACGCTGGATCAGATCATTCCGGAAATCTACAATGAAGCAATGTTTCCCGGGACGGCCATGATCTATTCCTTTCCTTCCTATGTATACTCACTGTGGCAGGAGTATTCTGTGGAAGAGCTGGAGCATATTGCATCCTTCTGTAAAGAAAAGGGAATTCCGGCAGCAACAGTATACTGGGAGTACTGGTCAGAAGAAACGGAGAAGATCTTCGAAAAAAATGGGATCAGTCTGTATGTTTATACGGTCAATGACCGTGACCAGGCCAGAAGGTATATTTCACAGGGCGCAGAAGGAATCTGTACCGATTTCCTGACAGCGGAAGATCTGTGGTAA